In one Haloplanus salinus genomic region, the following are encoded:
- a CDS encoding ABC transporter substrate-binding protein, translating into MSDHTVRRRRFVKAAGVAGVVGLAGCSGGGGGGDGGDGGDGGDGGDGGGGDGGDGGDGESTGDSSSDSILVGTLAPFSQGLGWVGPNAARGRDVALADIEEAGGVLGRSIEINEQDTETTPQAAISGFNTLDSAGVVAMLGPSSTVIPNLFQPVADAQLPMLSVSAGTTQLDSVGGPGDYLWRTVPSDSIAGRAQGQYALDNDFTQMAVVYKDDKGSQSFSTAVADYFTGQGGEQVADVALAINSDSYRSEIQEIADSGADVISMTAGTEVSALFMRNYIEAGLDIPIFIGNDVITADFVERIGADAMAEAPIFGQAPAPGPSYDQFQQAHQDMHGQAPGTFGAAGYDAMNLIALAAQRAGEATRQAITENINPVARPEGTAVTSFSEGKEELEAGNEINYQGASNPQNFNENGDPVGPFSVLEVSSGEWSEVTTFSAEDLTT; encoded by the coding sequence ATGTCGGACCACACTGTTCGACGGCGACGGTTCGTAAAGGCAGCAGGTGTCGCGGGTGTCGTCGGTCTCGCCGGCTGTTCCGGCGGCGGGGGCGGCGGTGACGGCGGTGACGGCGGCGACGGCGGCGACGGCGGTGACGGCGGCGGCGGTGACGGCGGCGACGGCGGCGACGGGGAGAGTACCGGGGACAGCAGCAGCGATTCCATCCTCGTCGGGACGCTCGCGCCGTTCAGCCAGGGCCTCGGTTGGGTCGGCCCGAACGCCGCCCGCGGCCGGGACGTCGCCCTCGCCGACATCGAGGAGGCCGGGGGCGTCCTCGGCCGCAGTATCGAGATCAACGAACAGGACACGGAGACGACGCCGCAGGCGGCGATCTCCGGGTTCAATACGCTCGACAGTGCCGGCGTGGTGGCCATGCTCGGCCCGTCGAGTACGGTCATTCCGAACCTCTTCCAGCCGGTCGCCGACGCGCAACTGCCGATGCTTTCGGTCTCCGCGGGGACGACACAGCTCGACTCCGTCGGCGGTCCCGGGGACTACCTCTGGCGGACGGTGCCGAGCGACTCCATCGCCGGCCGCGCACAGGGGCAGTACGCCCTCGACAACGACTTCACCCAGATGGCAGTCGTGTACAAGGACGATAAGGGCTCGCAGAGCTTCTCCACCGCGGTGGCCGACTACTTCACCGGCCAGGGCGGCGAACAGGTCGCGGACGTCGCGCTCGCGATCAACTCCGACTCCTACCGCAGCGAGATCCAGGAGATCGCCGACTCCGGCGCGGACGTCATCTCCATGACCGCCGGAACCGAGGTGTCGGCGCTGTTCATGCGCAACTACATCGAGGCGGGCCTCGACATCCCGATCTTCATCGGGAACGACGTCATCACGGCCGACTTCGTCGAGCGGATCGGCGCCGACGCGATGGCCGAGGCCCCGATCTTCGGGCAGGCGCCCGCACCGGGTCCGTCCTACGACCAGTTCCAGCAGGCCCACCAGGACATGCACGGGCAGGCCCCCGGCACCTTCGGCGCCGCCGGCTACGACGCGATGAACCTCATCGCGCTGGCGGCCCAGCGCGCCGGCGAGGCCACCCGCCAAGCCATCACCGAAAACATCAACCCGGTCGCCCGTCCCGAGGGGACCGCGGTCACCTCCTTCTCCGAGGGGAAGGAGGAACTCGAAGCCGGTAACGAGATCAACTACCAGGGCGCGTCGAACCCGCAGAACTTCAACGAGAACGGCGACCCCGTCGGACCGTTCTCCGTGCTCGAAGTCTCCAGCGGCGAGTGGTCCGAGGTGACGACGTTCTCGGCCGAGGACCTGACCACGTAG
- the metX gene encoding homoserine O-acetyltransferase MetX, with amino-acid sequence MTSVESGTRSLGEFTFECGESIGDLEVAYEAYGDFEPQGEGSNAVLVCHALTGSQNVASEGVPGTSGQARAWWNDIVGPGKAIDTTKYYVVCANVPGSCYGSSGPPAENPKTGEPWGTDFPPVTVGDWTRAQRRLLDELGVGRLHAVVGGSAGGMNVLDWAVQYPDDVARIVPVAAAARLDAQCLALDAIARRAITSDDDWQGGDYYGAAKPTDGLALARQVGHVMYLSKTSMGERFGRRAAGRDAVRSFPADRAAGYFPYREVESYLDYQAEKFVDRFDPNSYLYLTRAMDDYDLSEGYEGDADALAAYEGEALLMSFTGDWHFTVAQSESLAEACREASVPVAHHVVGSDHGHDAFLVEPEKVGPPLRDFLADGLAGRAVHDTAEEADGDEETEFAPVHNSLFGG; translated from the coding sequence GTGACCTCCGTCGAGAGCGGCACCCGGAGCCTCGGCGAGTTCACCTTCGAGTGCGGGGAGTCCATCGGCGACCTGGAGGTGGCCTACGAGGCGTACGGCGACTTCGAACCGCAAGGGGAGGGGAGCAACGCCGTCCTCGTCTGTCACGCGCTCACCGGGAGTCAGAACGTCGCCAGCGAAGGCGTCCCCGGAACCTCCGGGCAGGCCCGTGCGTGGTGGAACGACATCGTCGGCCCGGGGAAGGCCATCGACACCACGAAGTACTACGTCGTCTGTGCCAACGTCCCCGGTTCCTGTTACGGGTCGTCGGGGCCACCGGCCGAGAACCCGAAGACGGGCGAGCCGTGGGGCACCGACTTCCCGCCCGTAACGGTCGGCGACTGGACGCGCGCCCAGCGCCGCCTGCTCGACGAACTCGGCGTGGGACGTCTACACGCCGTCGTCGGCGGGAGCGCCGGCGGCATGAACGTCCTCGACTGGGCGGTGCAGTATCCGGACGACGTGGCCCGCATCGTCCCCGTCGCGGCCGCGGCCCGCCTCGACGCCCAGTGTCTCGCCCTCGACGCCATCGCCCGCCGCGCCATCACGAGCGACGACGACTGGCAGGGCGGCGACTACTACGGCGCCGCCAAACCCACCGACGGCCTCGCGCTCGCCCGACAGGTCGGGCACGTCATGTACCTCTCGAAGACTTCGATGGGCGAGCGGTTCGGCCGTCGGGCGGCCGGCCGCGACGCCGTGCGCTCCTTCCCGGCCGACCGCGCCGCGGGTTACTTCCCGTACCGCGAGGTGGAGTCCTACCTCGACTATCAGGCCGAGAAGTTCGTCGACCGGTTCGATCCCAACTCCTATCTCTATCTCACCCGCGCGATGGACGACTACGACCTCAGCGAGGGGTACGAGGGCGACGCCGACGCACTGGCGGCCTACGAAGGCGAGGCGCTGCTCATGTCATTTACCGGCGACTGGCATTTCACCGTCGCACAGTCGGAGTCGCTGGCGGAGGCCTGCCGCGAGGCGAGCGTCCCCGTCGCCCACCACGTCGTCGGCTCCGACCACGGCCACGACGCCTTCCTCGTCGAACCGGAGAAGGTCGGGCCGCCGCTCCGGGACTTCCTCGCTGACGGGCTGGCCGGACGCGCCGTCCACGACACCGCCGAGGAGGCGGACGGCGACGAGGAGACGGAGTTCGCCCCCGTCCACAACTCCCTGTTCGGCGGATAG
- a CDS encoding O-acetylhomoserine aminocarboxypropyltransferase/cysteine synthase family protein codes for MTDGFHTRSLHAGQEPDPATGARAPPIYQTTSYVFDDADDAAERFRLDVEDDIYSRFSNPTTRVLERRLASLSAGTDAVATASGMAALDAGTSILAEAGDNVVASADMYGGTSTYFTKMATRRGIEFRTVDTLDYDAYAEAIDDDTAFVHVETLANPSLVTPDFERLAGIAHDHGVPLFVDNTFATPSLCRPVEHGADIVWESTTKWIHGSGTTLGGVLVDGGTFPWDHPDADYPELAGENPAYGFDFGERFGDRALAAAVRYRSLRSLGSAQSPFDAWVTLQGLETLPLRMERHCENATAVAEFLDGHPAVDWVTYPGLEGHATRGNAAEYLDGDGGMVTFGLVDGYGAARDLCETVELASFLANIGDAKTLIIHPASTTHSQLSEAEQRAAGVTPDMVRLSVGLEDAADIVADLNGGLP; via the coding sequence ATGACCGACGGCTTTCACACCCGTAGCCTCCACGCCGGGCAGGAGCCGGACCCGGCGACGGGTGCGCGCGCGCCACCCATCTACCAGACCACCTCGTACGTCTTCGACGACGCCGACGACGCCGCCGAGCGGTTCCGCCTCGACGTGGAGGACGACATCTACTCGCGGTTCTCGAACCCGACGACCCGCGTCCTCGAACGTCGGCTGGCGTCGCTGTCGGCGGGGACCGACGCCGTGGCCACGGCGTCGGGGATGGCCGCCCTCGACGCGGGCACGAGCATCCTCGCCGAAGCCGGCGACAACGTCGTCGCCTCCGCGGACATGTACGGCGGGACGAGCACGTACTTCACGAAGATGGCGACGCGCCGGGGAATCGAGTTCCGGACCGTCGACACCCTCGACTACGACGCCTACGCCGAGGCCATCGACGACGACACCGCGTTCGTCCACGTCGAGACGCTCGCCAACCCGTCGCTGGTGACGCCGGACTTCGAGCGGCTGGCCGGAATCGCCCACGACCACGGGGTCCCGCTGTTCGTCGACAACACGTTCGCGACGCCCTCCCTCTGCCGACCGGTGGAACACGGGGCCGACATCGTCTGGGAGTCGACGACCAAGTGGATTCACGGCTCGGGCACCACGCTCGGGGGCGTCCTCGTCGACGGCGGCACCTTCCCGTGGGACCACCCCGACGCCGACTACCCCGAACTCGCCGGCGAGAATCCAGCCTACGGCTTCGACTTCGGCGAGCGCTTCGGCGACCGAGCGCTCGCAGCCGCCGTGCGCTACCGCTCGCTCCGGAGCCTCGGGAGCGCCCAGTCGCCGTTCGACGCGTGGGTCACCCTGCAGGGGCTGGAGACCCTGCCGCTCCGGATGGAGCGCCACTGCGAGAACGCGACGGCCGTCGCCGAGTTCCTCGACGGTCACCCGGCGGTCGACTGGGTGACGTATCCCGGCTTAGAGGGCCACGCGACCCGCGGGAACGCCGCGGAGTATCTCGACGGCGACGGCGGGATGGTCACGTTCGGCCTCGTCGACGGCTACGGGGCTGCCAGGGACCTGTGTGAGACGGTCGAACTCGCCTCCTTCCTCGCCAACATCGGCGACGCGAAGACGCTGATCATCCACCCTGCCTCGACCACCCACTCCCAGTTGAGCGAGGCCGAACAGCGCGCCGCGGGCGTCACCCCCGACATGGTGCGGCTCTCCGTCGGGCTGGAGGACGCGGCCGACATCGTCGCCGATCTGAACGGGGGGCTCCCGTGA
- a CDS encoding pyridoxal-phosphate-dependent aminotransferase family protein has protein sequence MTRKREYTDDYPDKTLYIPGPTEVRDDVIEAMAQPMFGHRMDRMTDLYTTIVEDTKAFLGTDNDVIVLTASGTEFWEASTLNLVDDRMLCATSGSFSERFANVADRLGTDVDRLEYEWGKAVKPEDVRAALEASDDGYDVVGCVMNESSTGVRNPIEEIGDVVAEYPDTYFVVDAVSSLGGDYVDIDAHGIDVIFASTQKAFAMPPGLAVCVVSEDAYDRELETESASWYGGFQRCLDYYDRKGQTHSTPAIPIMLAYRTQMKRMLDEGHTARDERHREMAEYTREWAREHFDMFPEAGYESQTVSCIANTRGIDVAETIEAVSERYDMVFSNGYGTIGEETFRIGHMGEHTVESIAALTDAIEDVADL, from the coding sequence ATGACGAGGAAACGCGAATACACGGACGACTACCCTGACAAGACGCTCTACATCCCCGGCCCGACCGAGGTGCGCGACGACGTGATCGAGGCGATGGCGCAGCCGATGTTCGGCCACCGGATGGATCGGATGACCGACCTCTATACGACCATCGTCGAGGATACGAAGGCCTTCCTCGGCACCGACAACGACGTCATCGTGCTCACCGCCTCCGGAACGGAGTTCTGGGAGGCGTCGACGCTCAACCTCGTCGACGACCGGATGCTCTGTGCCACCTCCGGGAGCTTCTCGGAGCGGTTCGCCAACGTCGCCGACCGCCTCGGCACGGACGTGGACCGACTCGAGTACGAGTGGGGCAAGGCGGTCAAACCCGAAGACGTGCGCGCGGCGTTAGAGGCGAGCGACGACGGCTACGACGTGGTCGGCTGTGTGATGAACGAGAGTTCGACCGGCGTCCGCAACCCGATCGAGGAGATCGGCGACGTGGTCGCGGAGTATCCGGACACCTACTTCGTCGTCGACGCCGTGTCGTCGCTGGGCGGCGACTACGTCGACATCGACGCCCACGGCATCGACGTCATCTTCGCCTCGACTCAGAAGGCCTTCGCCATGCCCCCCGGCCTCGCGGTCTGTGTCGTCAGCGAAGACGCCTACGACCGCGAACTCGAGACGGAGTCGGCGTCGTGGTACGGTGGCTTCCAGCGCTGTCTCGACTACTACGACCGGAAGGGGCAGACCCACTCCACGCCGGCCATCCCGATCATGCTCGCCTACCGCACGCAGATGAAGCGGATGCTCGACGAGGGGCACACGGCCCGCGACGAGCGTCACCGCGAGATGGCCGAGTACACCCGCGAGTGGGCGCGCGAACACTTCGACATGTTCCCAGAGGCGGGGTACGAATCGCAGACGGTGAGCTGTATCGCGAACACGCGAGGCATCGACGTGGCCGAAACCATCGAGGCGGTGTCCGAACGATACGACATGGTGTTCTCGAACGGCTACGGCACGATCGGGGAGGAGACGTTCCGCATCGGCCACATGGGCGAACACACCGTCGAGAGCATCGCGGCGCTGACCGACGCTATCGAGGACGTGGCGGACCTATAG
- a CDS encoding ABC transporter permease subunit: MTWTAVARKDFEDAIRSRWVAGLSALFVLLVSAAAYLVRPAPGRTISSNQVLNSLLVRDALVTTLVPLIALIVAYNAIVGERESGSLKLLLSLPHSRADVVFGKVFGRAGAIAAPIGVGFLLPAAILLVVPAVNFDAISYVGYTLLTAILGVVFVSIAVGFSTAASSSRRAVAGAIGIYFLFVPLWGAVRFPLRLYLGMGGGPGWLPLTGQQVLRMLRLINPTGSFKIVSNAFLQGSLYTGGSVNMQVSATLMLLVWILVPPLLGLLWFQEADL, encoded by the coding sequence ATGACGTGGACGGCGGTGGCACGCAAGGACTTCGAGGACGCCATCCGGTCGCGGTGGGTCGCCGGGCTCTCCGCGCTGTTCGTCCTCCTCGTCTCGGCGGCGGCGTATCTGGTCCGGCCGGCGCCGGGACGGACGATCAGTTCGAATCAGGTACTCAACTCGCTGCTCGTCCGCGACGCCCTCGTGACGACGCTCGTGCCCCTGATCGCGCTGATCGTGGCGTACAACGCCATCGTCGGCGAGCGGGAGTCGGGGTCGCTGAAGCTCCTGCTCTCGCTCCCACATTCGCGGGCCGACGTGGTGTTCGGGAAGGTGTTCGGCCGGGCGGGCGCCATCGCCGCCCCCATCGGCGTGGGCTTTCTCCTCCCCGCGGCCATCCTGCTCGTCGTCCCCGCGGTGAACTTCGACGCGATATCGTACGTCGGCTACACCCTGCTGACGGCGATTCTGGGCGTCGTCTTCGTCAGCATCGCCGTCGGGTTTTCGACGGCAGCGTCGTCGAGTCGCCGAGCGGTGGCGGGCGCCATCGGTATCTACTTTCTGTTCGTCCCGCTGTGGGGGGCGGTCCGGTTCCCGCTCCGACTGTACCTGGGAATGGGCGGCGGCCCGGGATGGCTCCCGTTGACGGGCCAGCAGGTGCTGCGGATGCTCCGCTTGATCAACCCTACCGGCTCGTTCAAAATCGTCTCGAACGCCTTCCTGCAGGGGTCGCTCTACACGGGTGGGAGCGTGAACATGCAGGTGTCGGCCACCCTGATGCTGCTGGTGTGGATCCTCGTGCCGCCGCTTTTGGGCCTGCTCTGGTTCCAGGAGGCGGACCTATAG